In Perca fluviatilis chromosome 14, GENO_Pfluv_1.0, whole genome shotgun sequence, a genomic segment contains:
- the LOC120573182 gene encoding glycoprotein hormone beta-5-like, whose amino-acid sequence MHLHPLSFVFLLLLVAGAAKVCVAVTTALHGFRGCAVREFSFVAQKPGCKGLHITTEACWGRCQTWEKPVPDPPYIQRHHRVCTYSRTRHMTARLPGCQPNVSPLYHYPMALQCHCAVCSTQDTECETF is encoded by the exons ATGCATCTTCATCCCCTGTCCTtcgttttcctcctcctcctggttGCCGGGGCAGCCAAGGTGTGCGTTGCCGTGACAACCGCACTGCATGGTTTCCGAGGCTGCGCGGTGCGAGAATTCTCTTTTGTGGCCCAGAAGCCTGGCTGCAAGGGACTGCACATCACCACAGAGGCCTGCTGGGGGCGTTGTCAAACCTGGGAG AAACCTGTGCCAGATCCCCCCTACATCCAGCGACACCACCGCGTGTGTACGTACAGTCGTACCCGCCACATGACCGCCCGCCTGCCGGGCTGCCAGCCCAACGTCTCCCCTCTCTACCACTACCCCATGGCTCTGCAATGCCACTGTGCTGTCTGCtccacacaggacacagagtGTGAGACCTTCTAA